From the Xiphophorus hellerii strain 12219 chromosome 20, Xiphophorus_hellerii-4.1, whole genome shotgun sequence genome, the window ATCCGCCATATTGTGAGTGTCAAGTTATCGTTGGAAAGTATTAGAAACGGGGTTTTCTGTGGAAAAGAAACTAAAGTATATGTTTAAATAAGTTTCAATTACCGTTTGAATATGAATGTCTGCAAATTAAAGTAAGACGTCCTAATATGAACGACTTGAAATTTACCATCAACTCACAGAGAGATCTGAAAATTAAACTGTATAGGTCATTCCATGATTGGAGAAATAATCcctttatttaataattttctaGCATGTATTTaagaataaacttttaaataagtACTAAATACCAGAAAAATCTGGGGGGGTTTTTGTTCCTTCATAGTCAGAAGTAGACATACATTTCCTTAGTATTTGGTAATGTTTCTGTTAGTAACATTTAAACTGTATGTATTGGGTGAAACATTTTGGTTATCCTTCCACAGTCTTTTCATAATGGCTTACTGGAATTATGGTCCATTCCTCCTGAGAAAATACCTTTAAAATTAttcccaaaaatgtttttaaagatgttaaTTAAGCAGCTTAAAACTCATGACATCATTATCTGGACCTTTTCAGATCTTTGAcggtgataaaaaaaaatttctatatTTAAGTCTCATTATACACCACTATGAAACAGCAAAGACATTTAAGATGGCTCCTAATAATGCAATAGTGAATGGATGACTCCTGGAACCTAAAGTGTAAGAGAAGCAAAGAATGGTCTGTTCTGTGTTTGCAAATGTGGACCAAGCTAGTTAGACTTctaaaaaagaagataaatgcTATGAATTATCACTTATTCTTTGGGCTACactttttttccaccattattCTCCAAGCGGATTCTTGTTATCTGCAGTTTCAAATGGAATGgaatagaaaaaaaccccatcagaACAAGTATATAGTCCAAGTTTAGAGTTTTATTGACTGCAGATTAACCCACTCTGTCAAAAGAACCTCCACACAGCTCTATAATCTACTGCAAGGTCACTGATTAAAATTTTGAATGAGTGGAAGGGGAAGTACATTTACACCATCCATCACCCAGGAGACACGACTCAGATAAAACACAGGAGAGTCAGGAGAACTCCTGATAGGCATCATGGCTTTCCTTTTCCACTTTTCCAGATGGCAGACACTAGCAATAAAGTATGTTGTGTAAACTTCAATCTCTATTGAAAGGAACTTTAAGTGCAAACCGGTGGAACCAACGATTCAATGAGACGAACTGAATgcagatttgtatttttatgttctttatttatgaagcataCCGTTTTACGGCCACAGGAACATGTTAAAGCAGATcttggagagagaaaaacaagaaaggatCTTGTTCATTTTCTTAGAAATAGCTCCATCCCTATCACCTTTACAGCATATTAAAGGACACTGTTGAGTTTTCTATTagtaaaattagtttaaaaaaaagcatcaaaaccAAAGAACACAGCAGGAAAAGTCGAGGTCTGGTCAAATGCTCTTGATGCAAACAAGAAGGTGCTTTggtcaaatgagaccaaaagTAAACATTTCGGCCAGCATACAAGAGAATATGTGTTACAATCAAAACAGTAACTCTGAATGCGCCATGATGAAATATGGTTATGGGAATATTATGCTGGcacaaagtccaaacctaaagCCAACTGATAATCTGGAAGTCTCCATCCAATCTGGTTGAATTTAAGATATTTGGAAAATTATGTGCAAAACTTTTCATCTCTATATACCTAAAGCTGACAGAGACACACCTTAAAAGATTTGAGGTTGATTTAGGAAGTGTGGTGAGCAATTCTTCCGTTAAACCTTTCAAGATCACGTGTCATTATTTCTTCTAGTGGCACTTCACCTCGCAAAGACTTGAAACTCAATATCAAAACTTGATCATTTTAGAACGTGTGAATGGAATTCAGCCAATTTGCCAACAAATCttcacatttaaacaagaaAGTCTTTGAAAAAGGCAGAGGGATCAAAGAGGTAAACCAAAATATCATCTGCATAAAGTGAGGCATTTTAGTGTTCTCTGTTGATTCTGTTGCTATTGatagaatttaaaaagaatatgtGTAAGACATCATATCAAGCCTTTACTTCATGAATAAATCTTAATTTGGTATTTTCTAAAAGTGTTTCAAAAGAATTGCAACACATTGTAATGTCAAGACTGGCTAGCCTTCcttgtatttcttttattcattaaattacTCACGAAAAGCACCGACATGAATAGATTAATGTAAATTTCTTAACCAAGAAGCCTGTAGCTCTGGTGCACACAACGGATTTAGTGCAGGACAGAGAGAAGCTCCTCCTCACAGCCGTGGAAAACATTCATTAGCAAAGATGCAGTTTGTCAGTTACAATCGGCTCCTTAATATCAAGAGAGAAACTTTACAAAGGTTAATAAGCACAGagaaagcatttttgttttgtgtgggggaaaaaagtgcGTTTTTCAATCATTCCGTCTCCTTTAGTTGTTcgtttccatttatttcccGCGAGCCCTTAATAAAAAGCCCATCGGTGTCCCCTTCAGCTCCCGAGCTTCTTTAATGCACGCCACCTCATTCACATTGCGGTTGCAAAGGGAAGCATGTGAAACAGTCACTGCAGTGCAGAAGGAAAGGCAAATGCTAATGCTtgcaatttagcaaaaatataatTCAGTGAGCACTTATAATCAATTTAAACCTGGTCTAAATCAAGATACTCTATGTaacttttgtaatttatttatttatttattttaacatatttgttgaaacagaTAATCTAAGAAAAAATTTAGTTCGTctaccttctcccagtgctaactaaaaacaaccaatcagagccaggaggcatATCGCAATTTTTTTGCCATGCTGCTCATCCATtagccattagcacatttagcagtgagtacatgagTTGATAGACAGCACTAAGTcacgcctcctggctctgactggttgtttttggaggtgattgttttcagattatctgtctcatcaTATATTGTCAccacatggtgacagttttaacaaacatgtaaaaaaaaaaaacctttataaaagttacatatttcagctttatgtgtaaatttaaaacatattttacaaagcaTAAATccttacattttgctttttatgttatttatttatttagtgagACAAAGACAACACAGTGAACTTACCGGCCAGGGATATAGCGGTTGCTGACAAAAATGTCCCGACACCCACAAACGCTTTAGCCACAAAGTGAACGACTATAATGTCGATTATCAGAAACGTGAAGGGACTCCTTCTCTTCAAGCCGACAATAGGTGGCAGTTCTCCGACATAAGCTGAGAGCAGAAAAACGGCCAACATTACGGCGGCGCCGGTGCCCACTCCCACCGGGTCCTTGAACCTGCGGGACAACACGGAGGCACGTGAGCGAAGTTTAAAAATGCCGCGGCGTTCATGAAGCCTCAGTGTTTTGTTCCTATGTAAGCACTTGCTCCACTCTAGATGATTTATCtacagcacaggtgtcaaactccagtcctcaagggccgcagtcctgcaacttttagctgttcctctgctgcaccacacctgaatagaataattaggtcattaaggctctggagaactgatctacacaaggtggaggtaattaagccatttcattccagtgttttgtacctgtggcacgtctaaaaactgcaggacagcggcccttgaggcctggagtttgagacccctgatctacagCAACATGTCTCCTATGGTGCGCCTGGGAAACAGTATCGCtcgaacattttcacattttgtcacataaccATGACAAACACAACAATCTCCAGCCATCTTCTAGTCACATCCGTATTTCTGTCCCCTGCTGAGGAAAAAGCATCCTCACAGCAAGACACGCTGTTTTTCCGAAGTCATGAGAAAATTACGAAAACTCATCAAATATTCAGTCTATTTAAGAAACAAAGTTCACATATCTATGTCTAATCTTTTCAGTCTCGCCTTTATGtagagcaaaaatgtaaaagtaccACACCATGAAAGTTGCAACTGATACGCTTTGTTTAAGTGGTTCCTGCTAAGTCAGTGATTGAATGCCATCAACTTGGTCTCCTTcgatataattatttttttttttttaccaattaaattataaaccgaacttgactgcattgttttacaacttggattattttttaGGCCGCACTAAGACATTTGTAGTGGGCTGACAGCGGATAAATGAACCGAGTTGAATtgtaaacagttttgtttttctttttcttcccccaTGTCCTGTCCAAGCAGTGTAACAAGCAGAACTGTGTCTGAGTGCCAAAAAGGAGCTGCACAGTtttactttcacaagtggaGCATTATGTTTCCCGCGCTTcacttaatataaaaatatttaaaaaaggaaaaaaatattttagcagaATTTACTTTGCGTTTATTTTTAGTAGTCTTTCTGATTGTACAGGCATGCGCTTTCATATTATAGCGTAAGACTTTGGAAACTTTATTTAGAATGTTACTCTActgacagtctttttttttttttttttttttactttttagaagGTCATGGCCATGTGTTCATAAAACCTTTAGAAAGTTTAGAACTTATTTATTAAGTcttcaaatctaaaaaaaaaaaaaataaaaaaaaaataaaaattttaacagTAGCATCAATACTTTATAGGCCCATTGAATGTACTTaatacttttcatatttttctatgtaaacattttcaaggaCCACAGTTACCTGGTTCTTTGTGTTGGAATAAGGAcccaaaaagacaaaagtgacaaaatgcaaaagcttTCCAGCGGTGTGAATacaattttgtttgttgttactAGACCACAGACCAGTTCTTCAAGTTTAAGGACTTCATTGGAACTAAGTAATGACCTCTCTTTCTGGTTCAATTTGTTTCCTCGTTTTACTTTGTCCATCAAAACTAGCTGTGAAAAAACATCccagtattatttatttaattatttatttaatagaaaaagtAGGTTCAATTCTGCTTTGCAAACGACAGGAtaacaaactttattaatatatatatattttttaaaattacaaacaataaaacGATGCAGTGTACGACATTTCTTACCCTGCAATGATGTAAACAGCAGTACTGAGTAGCAGATAATTAGTCTGGTAATAAAGTAGGTTGCTGATTAGTCTGTCGTGAAA encodes:
- the LOC116711054 gene encoding PRA1 family protein 3-like, encoding MPPFRQWGDFFPGWKTPTDSTDFHDRLISNLLYYQTNYLLLSTAVYIIAGFKDPVGVGTGAAVMLAVFLLSAYVGELPPIVGLKRRSPFTFLIIDIIVVHFVAKAFVGVGTFLSATAISLAVTVSHASLCNRNVNEVACIKEARELKGTPMGFLLRARGK